Part of the Equus przewalskii isolate Varuska unplaced genomic scaffold, EquPr2 ChrUn-1, whole genome shotgun sequence genome is shown below.
GCCCTCTCACACAGCTGCcccctcacacagctgcccccCTACAGCTGCCcccctcacacagctgccctctCACACAGCTGcaccctcacacagctgcccccTCACAGCTGcaccctcacacagctgcccccctcacacagctgcaccctcacacagctgccctctCACACAGCTCCACCCTCACACAGCTGcaccctcacacagctgcccccCTCACAGCTGcaccctcacacagctgccctctCACACAGCTCcaccctcacacagctgcccccCTCACAGCTGcaccctcacacagctgcccccctcacacagctgcaccctcacacagctgccctctCACACAGCTCCACCCTCACACAGCTGcaccctcacacagctgcccccCTCACAGCTGcaccctcacacagctgccctctCACACAGCTCcaccctcacacagctgcccccCTCACAGCTGcaccctcacacagctgccctctCACACAGCTGCACCCTCACAGAGCTGCCCTCTCACACAGCTGCCCCCCTCACAGCTGcaccctcacacagctgccctctCACACAGCTCCACCCTCACACAGCTGcaccctcacacagctgcccccCTCACAGCTGcaccctcacacagctgccctctCACACAGCTCcaccctcacacagctgcccccCTCACAGCTGcaccctcacacagctgccctctCACACAGCTCCACCCTCACAGAGCTGCCCTCTCACACAGCTGCCCCCCTCACAGCTGcaccctcacacagctgccctctcacacagctgccccctcacacagctgcccccCTCACAGCTGcaccctcacacagctgccctctCACACAGCTGGcccctcacacagctgccctctcacacagctgccccctcacacagctgcccccCTCACAGCTGcaccctcacacagctgccctctCACACAGCTCcaccctcacacagctgcccccTCACAGCTGCACACTCACACAGCTGCCCCCCTCACACAGCTGcaccctcacacagctgccctctcacacagctgccccctcacacagctgcccccCTCACAGCTGCCcccctcacacagctgccctctCACACAGCTCCACCCTCACACAGCTGCACCCTCACAGCTGcaccctcacacagctgcccccctcacacagctgccccctcacacagctgccctctCACACAGCTCcaccctcacacagctgcccccTCCGCTGCCCCTCACAGCTGcaccctcacacagctgccctctCACACAGCTCcaccctcacacagctgcccccTCACAGCTGCACACTCACACAGCTGCCCCCCTCACACAGCTGcaccctcacacagctgccctctCACACAGCTGCCCTCTCACACAGCTGcaccctcacacagctgccctctCACACAGCTCcaccctcacacagctgcccccTCACACAGCTGCATCCTCACACAGCTGCATCCTCAGACTCTCTACCCACAGACATCTGTCCGTAGCAGGGCTGGGGACCAGAAAACAAGCTCAGGACCCCCTGGGGGAGGCTCTGTCTCCATGAAGGCTTGGGGCAGCCAGGATGTCCTCAGAAGCCCAAAACGTCGTCAGGGGCAATGGCACAGGTGCCCTAATGTTGAGGCCTTCCACAAACCACACTTTGAGTTCTTTCTTGGCATAGATTTTTCTAAGTGggaatttgcttccttttccatttctctcctacaAATTAACTTAAGACCTAAACCAGAAGGTCTCCTTTCACTTGTCCAAGTACCTGCCTGAGGAACAGAACCCTGAAGCCAGCTGATGAGCCAGCCCAAGCCCTGCAGCTGCCCGGCCGGGCCAGAGAAGCCGTACCTTTGGCGCTGTCATAGATGATATTCTTGCAGAGCAGGTCATTGTGACAGAACACCACAGGGGAGTCCAACTGCGACAGGTGCTCCTTCAGCCAGGCCAACTCCTGTTCCAGCACCTCTACCTTGGGGACATCTGCAGAAAGGCTGGACAGTGACAAGAAAGGTGGCTGGTGGAGGGAGGGCTGACAGTAGACAGGCAGGCGCTTGGCCTCAAAAGCTCTGAGCTCCGGTTCCATCACCTCTTACTGCAGAGGAACCTGGAACAAATGGCTAGCCTTTCGGACCCTCACTTTTGTCATTTGTAAAACGGTGCTAAGGCCTCCTGTCCTTCTGACTTCCTGTGCTTACTCTAAGAAACCGAGGAAGACATAGGTGTAAGAGCATTTTGCTAAGCACAAAAGTCCCTGAGCGAACAGCATCCCTGCTACTTtgtgaaagggaaaggaagggaaggaggaggcacgGGGAGAGGACAGGGCAGGTGGGAAGGAGCATCCCAACTCAATCAGCGCAGACCAAGAGAGCAGGGGTGGAGGGGGGCAGGCAGACAGGCCAGCTCTTAGGACCAGGAGGAATTTCTGAGGGAGGGGGAGCTCTCTAAAACAAGGCAGGCGGAGGCGGTACCCTGGGGAGGGCCGGAGCACGCTCTTGCTCTCAAGGAGGCAGAGGCGAGTCCTGGGGAGTCTCCCTCACACTTTGGTGCCTGGTGTCACAGTGTAAAGGACCAGAGAGATCACGTGGTCTTACTTCTCATCTAACAGAGAGACCCCCAGGCCCACATACGACAGCCAGCAAATTCCTTCTGGGCTCACTCCTCCACAGCCCAGGGGCATCAGAAAAGCACTTGCTCTGTAGTTCCCAATAACTCGCCCCTCCTACCCTGCCTTGTCCCAGACCCCTGCCAGGCTGTGCAGGGGCAGCTTGAGGGCAGGAGGCCACCCCTCCTTTGGCCCTACCCTGTCCCAGGGCGCATGCGGGAATTTCTGCTGCATGAAATATGCGTTGAGGAGTCAGTGCATGGGTCAATCAGCAACATTCCCAGAGGCACTGGGAAGTCGGTGAGGTACACTGTGCCCAGATGCTCTGAACTTTGGTCTCCAGGAAGCACACAGGTCTATTTACACTGAAAAGCCAAATAGTCAGCAAAGCCCTTAAAACCTCAGAACCACcaatgaggggaggggaggtggctgCAGCTTAATCTCCATCCACGTGTCCCCGGTCTGCTTTCTCCTCCAGAGTGCACACAGCAGGACGAGAATGAGGCGCTCTTTGACCTGCCACAGACGGCTCGTcgcccccacccagcccagagGTCAGAACACGGCCAAGAGGACTCAGCGACCAAGGCACCCCATGTCCCCTGGAAAAAGATGAGTGGCAGGCTCCCTCCCAGGCTCTGAGAAGCTCAGAACTAAAGAGGATCTTATGTCTCTGCTCCAACctcacagggaaactgaggctcaaggaaggGCAGAGGCCTCCTTCCAGCTTCCTGATGTCTCCTGCACAGCTGGACTCTACTTCCTCGCCTCAGGAAAGCAGTCCTCGGCCTGTCCAAGGATCCAGAAGTGAGCTGAGCCTCCTGCCTGGAAGGGCCTCGGTGCCCCTCAGAAGCTCCACACAGCCGCCCTGAGGCCAGGGGGTCTGTCAGCGGGCGACCTGGGGGCGgcagtccctcctcctccctggagtTTATCTGTGTGGACGGGTCTGCATAAGGTGCACTTCCAGCTTGGCTCTCCTTAAGAAGCTACCTTTTCTTTCAAGGTTCTTTTCTGTTCTTGGGCTGAGACCATCCAAAGAGAAGGACTAGGAGGTTTCCTTTGGTTTGCCCAGGTCCCAGCCCGCAAACACACCTTCAACACCCCAGACACCTGCTGCCCAGGCCATGACCTCTGTCTGACCCCCACCCTGCCCGCCCCAAGGCCATGCAGATGCTTACTGCAGGAACCGTGGCCTCTATCTCCCCGGCAGCCTCCCTCCACGGCCCGCTCCCCTTCCCCGAGCACTTGAACCGTCGCCAGCTTTGCTACCAGCCCTGACACCACTGGACTCTTTTAAGGCTGTGGGGTTGGCAGAACAGCAACCACCACCACACCACAGAAACGTTCACACTGCAGCCAGAACTGCTCCTCCCACTCCTCTGTCCctcagaggcagcaggaggggtGGCCCCCCAGGAGGCCTGGGAGTTCCTCCTGAACAAGGGACCACTGCCCAGCGAGCGTCCACTCAGCTCTCAGCGTACCCTCCCTCACCGTGGGCCTTCTAAGTGCTCCAGCTTCCTGGCTCCTCACCTTTCCTTCACACCACTCAGCCCGTCCGAGTCACCTCTTAACGCCCCTCACGCCGTCATCAACCCCACATTCTCCCAGCCGCTGCGGACACCTCCACGCCCACCCAAATAGCAAGACTACCAAATGGATGTCCACAAAGTCTCTGCCTCATCCCCCTACTGTCCGCCCCCTCGATGAGCTGCCCTAGGGCAATACTCCTGGAAACATGGTTCCTTGACCCCTGCCtcggaatcacctggggagcctgTCAAAATGCAGAAGCCTAGGCTCTGACGCGAGGCCTCTGATCAGTGGATCTCCACTCGGGCCGGGCATGTGTGCCTAGCAAGGTGCAGGGACTCCCAGGCTCCCAGGCTGAAATCCCTAGTCCCAGGTTCTGCTCTCTCAGTTACAGCATCCTCAGCTGGCCCCTACCCCAAATCCCTGCCctttcccccactcccacccaaaTCTTCCTCTACAACATTGGAAAGCTTTCTTCCTAAACCACAGTCATGGTCAAGTTACTGATCTGAGCCCCCTGCTCAAACACCTTCACAATGACTTTCCACCGCCTCTTAGGTTAAATCTTGGCTCCTTAACCTGGTATTTAAGACCCCTAATAATCCAGCTCCAACTCACCCCTGCAGCCCATCTCGCATGACTGCTCCCACTCCCTCCTGAAGGTGTGCTCCAGCTGGCTCATCTAGGAGCAAACCAAGCTCATGCCGCATCCTCCAGCCAGAATGGCTTTCCTTCTCACCTCTGCCATGCAGCCTCCGCCAAGAAgactctccctgctcccccacccTCAGCATACATTATACACCCTGCCTTCTTTCCTAGCTATGCATGGGCAGGTCCTATTTACCCAGATAGTTcctaagctccttgaggacagagtgAATGTCaagttcttgtttttgttttaaatcccaATCCATcaacatttgtgaaatgaaggaCTGACTAAGTCAGGGTTATTAGGCAATGACTGGAGCAAAGTGCTTCATCTTGTCCAAGTGACTGCTCACCACCACCCTGCTGTGGGCACATTAGGCAGTTAGGGCAGACAGCATCCCCTAacgaggctcaaagaggttaagaaacttgatttgcccaaggtcaatgGTGTGACAAGAGCAAAGGGGTTGGCTGGCTCTTCTCCAGGAACCACTCCCCTCCCAAGAAGGTCacccccaaggtcacacagtgacaGTACAGTCAAAGGAAGCTGCAGTAGCAAGGGTCATGCCTGAGCAACAGGCCTGGACTCTAGTCCTTGAGCTGCCACTGATCaatgtcaccttgggcaagtgccctcctctctctgggcctcagtttttccatctgtccAATGAAGATGGTGGGTTGCATGATCAGAGGGTCCCGTTCGTGCAGACACCAAAGGATCCTGCTCGCCCCGCACAGTTCTAGTCCTAAAGGAGAAGGCGGTCCTTGTCCTAGAGATGACATTTGATACAGAGGGTCTGAACAAGGGCCATCCTGGACAAATAGTCCCAAAGCAGTGCTTGATGTTCATTAAGTGGAAGGATCCAGATAAAGTCATGCATGTGTGTGGGCATGTGACAGAGACACATGACCAAGACAGAGTTGTTTACTGTCTTGTCATCTCAGAGGGCAAAAGGAgacacccctcccccaaatcccTCTGTGCCTGCTCCCGTGAACTTCTGGAAGAAGGATGGCGCTCAGCCCGGTGGGGAGCATGAGGGAGGAGAGGCTCAGTGCTGCGCCCCCCTGGAGGCGCGAGGAGGGGCAGCACTCTGTTCTCCACCCCTCAGTGCGATGCAGGGAGTCGGCATCTGAAGGCCAGGAGGACCCTCGGGGTGCCGGCCAGAGAGCTTAACTGTTTAGGAAGTCCGTCTTCCCTGGGGAAAGGCAGTGTCAGGATGGGTGGAGTACCCCCTTCCGAGAGAGAAGCCACCCAGCCATCTGAACCAGGTGGGGGCAGTGTCCCTGGAGCGTGTGGGGACGAGAGGcagccaggcaggcagcaggagCCTCGAGGCTCCAAGGGCTTGTCGGCTGATGAGTGCAGCTCCTCTGCCTGGTCTGAACCCGGTCTCAACCCATTCTGAGGGCCGGCCCTCCCTTCTCACTGCTCAGAAGGCAGCCCAGATAGgaagggccctgggctgggaaaACAAGCTCTGCCTCTGACTAGGCCTTGACATTGGGCAAAGCTTAGTCTCTGAGCCCCGGTATCCTTTAAATAAACTGGGAGACACTGCCCCCGACCCTAGTCCCTGCCACAACCAGCAAACTCAAGGAGAGATAAGCACTCAGGTATGAAACTGTGGATCTAAGCTCCTGTGGTGGTCGGTCAGCCCAACTCTGCTGGAGACACAGGCTCGGCAATTAGGACCAAATCCCCCAAACCTCCTGCTGGGATGGATGGAGCTGAAAGAAGGGGGGATCACATGAAGGCAGTGGAGACAGAGGCAGCCTTGAACCCTCCCAGATCTTTGTACCTGGGGTTGATCTCGTTCTTCACGAGGGTGAAATAATTGTGCATCTTGTGCCAGAGGGTGGGCCTGGGCAGGCTGCCGTTGGTGTGGATGGTGTGAATCTTTGCCATTTCTAAGGCGATTAGCCTACAGCAGAAAACAGGAAGGGCAGTGTATCAGTGTGGGGCAGGCCCCCCTCGGCTCAGCCCCTCCTGCCCAGAAAGGGGCCTACAGGGCCCACTGGGGGCTAACCAGAGGGCAAGTGTGGGGCTGCTACAAATCTTTCAGGAGCTCTGGGTCCTGCAGGAGGAGGGTCTCAGCAGAGGGcatgaaagggagagaaagcctTTGGCCCAGCAGCTCCCATGCCCTCTCCAGAGCCAGGTGGCTTCAGGCAGCAGAAGGGCAAAGCAGTGGGCTGCTGGCCACAGGTCAGTGACCTGGCCCCACCCCAAGGCTGTGCCCATAGCAATCCCTGAGGACAGAGAGGTCACCTGGGGATGGAGGTGGTACCCTTCCTCCCTGCTTGGACTCTGACCCGTGCCCTCAGGGGGAGGGGAGTGCAGGGCACCAAGGGATCAGGGATGGTGTGCCAGGCAGGGAGGGAACGCCCACCTCTTATCAGCCTGGCCAaggtggggagggaagcaggCCGTGCAGGGCAGCCCCTTCCTCTGTGGCAGGGAGTTTatgctggtggctgggtgccaaGGCCGCAAAACAAACCAGCGGTCTATTTTCAAGCTCTCCTGTGGACATTATCCAAGGTCCccgggagagaaggagggggcggcggggagaggagaaagcagcACTGGGGAAGGCTGCCGGGAGAGGGCGGGGGTGGACGGAGGACTGACCGGTCAGAGAGGGAGGGCCTTGATAAGGACCTCAGCATCGAGGCCCTATGTGCCAGCTGGGCTCCCCCAGGCCTCTGACAGCCCTCCCTTCTGGAGTCCCAGCCCCCACCCGGCTGCCAAGCCTCCAATGTTCAAGCTTCCTTCGCCTCTGCCTGTTGCTCAAATAATAATCACTGGGAAAGACAACAAAGGCATTGGCTGTTTGAAACCTTGTTACCGAGTTGTTCCAGGTCCTGGGAAGGGGCAGGCCATCACCCAACAGGATAACAGAGCAGACTAGGGGCTCCTCCAGAAGCCCCTGAGGCCCCCACCTCCTAAACGGTGCAAGAGGCAGGGGTGTGGCAGCCACCCAGTAGGTGAGAGATGAAGGCTGTGCTTTCAGAGgctggaggccctggggcaggagggagcccaCCAGGGTTTGggcaaggcagagaaagagaccCGAGACGCAGGCCTTCCCTTCCCAAAAGAAGATTCCAAATAGAGCACGAACAGAGCGTTTCCTTGGACATCAATAGGGCTGTTGTCTGGAATAGCAATGAAAGCGACCTCAACACTCAGCATCTTTACACTGCAGAGCCTTGGCAGGCagagggtgggagctggggttCAGGGGACATGGGGAGGTAGTAGGAGAAAGAGGTActtctcctccctgcctttcccTCAGAGCTCCACCTTCACCCCAGAAGGACAATGGTCTATCCTGGGAAAACCACCAAGGAAGGGCCTACCTCCTATACCCATCCCAATTTCTGGCTCTCCCCAAATGTAAAGTTCTTATTAGTGAACCTACATCCAGCTTCAATCTTCCTGACAATGGTAATTGTCTCCCTGAGAGAACGAGGGGCAGCATCAGATTCACAGAGCTGGGGGCAGACGGAGTGGTGAGGAGCTGCCAGGATCGGAGCTTATTTGCACCAGACTGAGGGACAGCTGGGAGGAAGCTGGTGCAAGAAGCCAGGACAGGTCCCTCGCCCTGCTCTGACCTCACACCTCCAGGTGGGCGCGCAGCAGCTGCTCAGCCGGAGCCTGAGAAGACCCTTGCACAGGTTTGTATGTCCCCCACCTGCAGACCCACACAGACAGCTGAACACACAACTCACCAGCCCCAGACGCAGTGCTCAGGAGCACGGGCGGGCGGCTCTCAGATTCCCTTCTTCTAGGTCCCTAGAGGGCCTGGCAGAAGGTCTCTACAAAGAGGCCCAGATGCACTAACTCGGGGTTCACTGGGTACCAGGTGAGGGGCAAGGAAGCTTCCTGGTTGACTCCCTGGGTGGGCTTGTTTCCCCTCGGAATGTGGCAGGCTCCTTCCCCTTGGGTGAGACAGGATAGACACCAAGCATCCCAGGCAGACCCCTGTGTGGCTGTCCCCAGTGTCAGGCATAAACCTCATCTGCCTGGGGCCTCACTGGCATCTGAGTGCCCTGCATGTGGACGTGGCATTGGAAGGAGGAAGGCGAGAGCTGGCAGACACCCCTGCCTAGCATGGCCAGAGAGAGGGAATGCACTCTGGGCTCCTCTCTGGTTCTACCCCTTCCAGACCCCACAGCGGCATCCACAGGGCTTGAAGGTCAAGTCCAATTCCTGGGTCCTACACAGTCCTATCCAGGCATTTAATGGGAGGGGTTCCCCGCGGGCCATGGTTCTGGTGAGCTTCTGGAAGGAAGCCTTGGCAGCTCCTCAAACCTGGGCTCCCACCTGTCAGGGAACCCGAAAGGAGCTCAGATGGGGGGAGGGATGGCTTCTCTCTGGGCTGGTAAAACCATGCTCACCCTGGATGGGGCCCACTCTGCTAGCAGGCCTGAGCTCTTGGCAGGAGTCGGGGGAGGGCAGGAAACCCCATCCACTCTGGGGATTCGGCTCAGATTTCATCTCCAAGGCTCCAGAATGTTTCCAGGGCAGACTTGGGGTGGGCAGAAGGCTGAGGCATGGGCCAGGAAGCAGAGCCCTGTTGCATTTAGGGAACCAGGTCCTTTGGTCCAATGTTTACCAAAATTCTCACTCGCCTCCTCAAGAACTCATCCTTCTAACAGGCCCCACTGAAAACCTACACAAAGCTATTGCCCCTGTCTGCAGAGCAATGCACATAAACGCACAAACATTTTTCATGCAATTTCAGGGAGTTCACAGATCTTAAGACACTCATTCATGGACACCATAAGAAGCTGGCCAAGGAGTTCAAAGCCCAGGCCAGAGGAATAGTAGAGACGAAGGGTACCTGGGCACCCTACTCACCTGAAAAGCCGGGGCTCACGGATGTGCTCAGGCTCCAGGGCCATGCCCCGCATGTATTCATAGCACAGCCCATTCTGGAAGGTGCAGTAGAGCTTAGGGGCACAGCCATGTGCTCGCAGCAGCTGGAAGTTCCTGACCTCATTCTCCCGGTCCACCAGCAGCTCCGTCCGCTCCCCGTACACACGGACCAGTACACAGTCCTGCATGTCCTCCTCCACGTAGCAGGCCACCAGCTTGTTGGTGATGCCATCAGTGAAGCGCTAGCATGGGGACAGTGCAAGGGCGTGTGGGCAGGGCCTCCGCTCCTGCCCTcgggctccccagctccagcacgGGGAGCTCATCTGAATGCTGAGCACACCACGCAGGACCCCCAGGCCTTTAGCCCCCTCACTTAACCAAGCTCAGCACTGTTGCCAGTGCTCCACTCCGTCTCCACGCCTGAGGCGGACCACAGAGTTCAGGAAGAAGACGGCAGCCTGGGCTCAGCCCCGGCACTCACTCCTCCCGGGCCTGCCTCTAGTGGATGGGATCTGGCAGTGGAGGAACTCCCACACCAATCGGTGGTTAGAAGTCCCCCCTCCTTACTCCTTCACCCTGGCCCTGAATGAAACCTCCACAGACCAGAATGCGCAGAGGAAGGCCAGGAGTCGCCCAGGAGGAGCGCATCCGACCCGCGGCCTCTCACTCCCTGCAAGGCACAGGGCTGTCTGCTGTCCGTTGGCCCTCAGGGGCAAAGGTGCGGGACCCCAGGGCTCCGTGGCCAAGGCTCCACCTGGCCTCTGGATTCCCACCAGAAGCGGCAGGGGATCCTGGGCTGGGAGAGCGGACTCTCTGGGTAGGGTGACAGGGAGGAATGAACCATGGAATTTACGGGGCACAGCCTGACGAAGCTGGAAGGGGCCTTAGAGGACATCTGCACTAGTTctaggtagggaaactgaggcccagagagaggagagactggCAGACAGCACGTTAACTGGCGCTGGAATCAGCTTCAGGCCTGCTTGACACGGGACAGTCTTACACCAGAGTGGGCCTTTTATTCTGAAAACACTACCCACCTACTCCTCCCGCAAGAGAAGACTGTCAGCCTCCACACTTGGTCCTGAccccgcctccccccaccccaaagcccAGCGCAGAGCCCCTGCCACTCCGGCGCAAGCTGCAGGTGCCCGGCTCAGGGCACCTTCCTCCACAGGCAGCTCCCAGAGGGGTCAGGGGAGGTGGGCAGGTGAAGACTTTTCAGAGGACGCAGGTCAGCTGGGGAGTCAGCCTGAGGCTCCTCAGCCGAGGCTCTGCCTCCATCTGTGTCCCTGAGAGTGTGCCCAGCTGGGCTGGGGAGCGCCCTGTGGGGGCGCATGGCGGGGCTGCCACCAAGAGCAGAGATTGGGGCTGGCCTCACATCCTCGGGGTGGCTCCCGGGGCTGCAGGGCCACTCAGGGTCTGGCGGCTTTGCTCCCACCCAGGGTGGAGAAGGagcagcatgtgtgtgtgcgtgtgggggTTCCCTTAAAAGTTCCCGCCGCCTCAGGCTTCAGAGCCGGCTGGGGACGTGCCTCTGGGCAGCCAGGGGCACCAGCACGCCGCGACAGGGGGTGGGGCCTGCTCGCGCAGCATGCTGACAGTGGGCAGGAGACCCCAAGAGGACTGGGGTGTGTGCAGGGCCGACGGAGGTGGGAGCCTAGCTTTGCTTAGAGACcaaaatagagggagaaagaTACATACACAAACCACCAATCCAACCCCTTGCTGCGCAGCAGCAGCGCGCGCCCGCACCGACACCCGGGAGGATGCACGGACAGACGTCCCCACGCCCCGGCTCCAGCCCTGGCAGGGCCACAGCCCACACCCCGCGCCCGCTCGGCTACCTTAGTCCGAACTTGCTCGGTCTTCCAGTGCGGCCGCAGCTCCCGGATGAGGCGCAGGGCGCCGGGGAGGATGTCGTCCTGGTCCACGGATATGCCGAAGCACGGGACGGCGCCGGCCCTCGGGGGGCCCGGCGGCGCCCGGCAGCCCGCGCTGGCCGCCGCCTTCTCCTCCATGCCCCATGAGCAGCGTGCGCGCGGCGCCCGCCTCCCCAGGTGCGCGGGCGAGCGCGGCGGAGGAGCCGGAGGGGGCACAGCCATCCGCGGCCCCCGCCCCCTCGGAGCCTCGCGCCAACGCCAGCCCCTGCAGAGGGCCGGCGCGAGTGGGAGCGCTGGAGGAGGGGCCGCGGGCAGCCCGTGACTCAGGAGCCCGCGGCCCGGCGCCCGAGGCCGACCCGGGGACGCCGGGCCCGCCGCGCTGGTGACATCACGGGCGAGGGCCGCGAGGCGGAGGCCGTGGGGACGTCCCCTCCCGGGCTCGCCGGCCGTTGGGGAGCGCCGCGGCGGTGCTACCTGGAGCGCCGGGCGGGGCGACACTGCCGGGAGGCCGTGACgccaggggcggggccggggcggggcccggcCCGGGGCCGCCCCCACCTGGGTCCCTGGCGTCTCCGCCCCGGCTCCCTTCCCGGCTCGAGAGGCGGTGAGgcggcctcctccctcccacctcggCTGCGGCCgctctccctgggcctcctggggcGGGGACGCGGGAGGTCTCTTCCTGCGCCCCGACTCCGTCCTGGAGTATGGAGATCCGGCTGCTTCCAAAAGGTCAGCTTGGGCTCGCGCTCTTGTTCGCCGGCTCGCTGCCCCAAGTCCCTTGACTCCTGGAGAAAGCTCTGCGGAGCGACCCTGCTGCGTCTCAAAGGCCCTTCCCTGCAGGGAACCCTCAAGACAAATCCTGCCCccgacgccccccccccccccacacactcGATGGCGAGAGGACACTGGGTGATGCGTATTGGGGGTGGGCATGCCAATGGGGACCTCACTAGTCACCAGCCCAGGTGGGAGAGCTCTCTCTGCCCACCCAGCAAAGCGCCTGCAGAGAAGGGGCCCTTTGCTTTTTCCCCGGGTTGTCCCTTTGGCCTGTTCAGGACCCTCTCAACCACAA
Proteins encoded:
- the ETNK2 gene encoding ethanolamine kinase 2 isoform X1, translated to MAVPPPAPPPRSPAHLGRRAPRARCSWGMEEKAAASAGCRAPPGPPRAGAVPCFGISVDQDDILPGALRLIRELRPHWKTEQVRTKRFTDGITNKLVACYVEEDMQDCVLVRVYGERTELLVDRENEVRNFQLLRAHGCAPKLYCTFQNGLCYEYMRGMALEPEHIREPRLFRLIALEMAKIHTIHTNGSLPRPTLWHKMHNYFTLVKNEINPSLSADVPKVEVLEQELAWLKEHLSQLDSPVVFCHNDLLCKNIIYDSAKGHVRFIDYEYAGYNYQAFDIGNHFNEFAGVSEVDYCLYPAQETQQQWLRYYLQAQKGRAVTPREVERLYVQVNKFALASHFFWALWALIQDQFSTIDFDFLRYAVIRFNQYFKVKPQVSALEMPK
- the ETNK2 gene encoding ethanolamine kinase 2 isoform X3 produces the protein MAVPPPAPPPRSPAHLGRRAPRARCSWGMEEKAAASAGCRAPPGPPRAGAVPCFGISVDQDDILPGALRLIRELRPHWKTEQVRTKRFTDGITNKLVACYVEEDMQDCVLVRVYGERTELLVDRENEVRNFQLLRAHGCAPKLYCTFQNGLCYEYMRGMALEPEHIREPRLFRLIALEMAKIHTIHTNGSLPRPTLWHKMHNYFTLVKNEINPSLSADVPKVEVLEQELAWLKEHLSQLDSPVVFCHNDLLCKNIIYDSAKGHVRFIDYEYAGYNYQAFDIGNHFNEFAGISLLLGTLGPYPGPVLHHRL
- the ETNK2 gene encoding ethanolamine kinase 2 isoform X2 — protein: MAVPPPAPPPRSPAHLGRRAPRARCSWGMEEKAAASAGCRAPPGPPRAGAVPCFGISVDQDDILPGALRLIRELRPHWKTEQVRTKRFTDGITNKLVACYVEEDMQDCVLVRVYGERTELLVDRENEVRNFQLLRAHGCAPKLYCTFQNGLCYEYMRGMALEPEHIREPRLFSLSADVPKVEVLEQELAWLKEHLSQLDSPVVFCHNDLLCKNIIYDSAKGHVRFIDYEYAGYNYQAFDIGNHFNEFAGVSEVDYCLYPAQETQQQWLRYYLQAQKGRAVTPREVERLYVQVNKFALASHFFWALWALIQDQFSTIDFDFLRYAVIRFNQYFKVKPQVSALEMPK